Part of the Tepiditoga spiralis genome, ATTTTTTGGAACGGGTATGCTTGGAGCTTTTACAACTTTTTCAACATTCATGTATGAATCAATTTCAATGATAGAAAATAATAATCTATTATTTTCTGCTATTTATGTTAGCGTTAGTATAATTGCTGGAATATTTTCTTCATACTTTGGATACATTTTAGGGAGGTCTTAATTATGAAATTATTAAAAATTTATCTGGGTGAAAAAGATAATCATGGTCATAAAAGAATGTATGAAAAAATAATGGAGTTAGCTTATAATGAAGGATTAAAGGGAATAACTGTTTATAAAGGAATTGCTGGATTTGGAGAAAAACATCATATTCACAAATCAGATTTTTTTACTTTAAGTGAAGATTTACCTATTATTATTGAAATAATAGATAAAAAAGAAAAAATCATTAATTTTCAAAAAATAATAGCTAATTTAAAATTTGATGGTATAATGTTTACTCAACCAATTGAAAATTATGAAGAATATAAAAAATAATTTTTAATTAAAAGGTGGTTTAAATTATGCACAATAATAAAAAAATTAATCTACTATGCAACAAAATAATAAAATTTATAGAAAAGTGTATAAATAAATATGAATTTTATATATTAAATGAAAAAACTTATCAAACCACTTTAAAAATTGCTTTAAAAAATTTAAATTTATCTCAAAAACAATTAAAAATGGTTTCTATGATAACTAAATGTAAAATTGAAGATTATATTTTTCAAAATTATTCAACTACAATACAACAAAACTATGTTCTTGTATATAAAAATTTAACTAAAAGAGTATTAAAAATAAAAAAAATATATTATATTAAAGATTATTAATTTCTAATAAAAAAAATAGAGAGTTTAACTCTCTATTTTTTTAAAATTTAACTTTAGGAATTAAGCTCAATACAATTTTTACTTTTAAAAAATTATTAAATTTTTTATTAATAAGCATAATATTATTAAATAATATTAAATTGATTTCTTCCATTATTTTTTGCTTCAATCATAGCTTTTCTTACTTTTTCAATAACAAAAGTATCATTTGAAAACTTTGTAATTCCTACACTTACAGTTACATTTAATGTTGTTCCTTCAAAATTAATAGGTTCTTTCATCGAATTGATTATTTCATTGGATATTATTTTTATAAGCTCTTCATCTTTTCCCTTTAATATTAACGCAAATTCATCAGCATCTATTCTTATAACTTCTTCTTTAATATTATTATTTTCTAAAACTTTATTAATTCTTACTGGTACCTCTATAAGAACTATATCTCCCATTTTTCTACCATAATTTTTATTTATTAAAGAAAAATTATCTATATCAAAATCAAATATAAATCCATTTGAAAATAAATTTATTTTTTCTTTTATCTTTTCTTCATTCATATTTACACCTCCATAAATTAAGTTTATTTTTTGAAAAACATTATATTCATCAACATTTTTAGTACTTTCTCGATATTTTTTTGGTGAAATTCCAAATAATTTTTTAAAACTCCTCGAATAAGACTCATAAGTTTCATATTGATACTTTAAAGCAATTTCTAAAATACTTTGTTTTGTTTCTATTAAATCTTTTTTAGATAATGAAAGACGTCTCTTTCTAATATAATCTTTTAAAGTGGTTCCAATTATTTTTGAAAATAATTTATAAAATAAAGAAACTGACATAAAAGCTTCTTCTGCTACTTTATCAATTTTTATATCTTCATATAAATTTTCTTCAATATAATTTAATGATTTCTGTATTCTGTCTAATATATTGATTGCAATCACCTCCGAGCTCAATACAATTATATAATTTTTAAAAATAAAAAGCATGATATTTTTTCTACAATTATAACAATTAATTTATGATATAATTAACTATATTATGAAAGAGGTGATGAAAATGATTAATATTTATCATATAAAATTTTTAGGAAATGTACAGGGAATTTACACGAGTGGATAAAAAAATCAAGGAGGTTTAAAACGTGTATTCCCAGAATATTAAAAAAAATTATGTATTTTCATTTTTTATGAACTTTAATGTAACAAGTGCAATTTGGATGATATATCTTGCTTCAATTGGATTTAATCAATTTCATATAGGTTTATTTATGTCAATAGCTTCTATTTTTAGTGCACTTTGTGCAGCATATACGCATAAAATAGAAAAAATAATTAGTGAAAAATTATTATTAAAATATATACCATTAATAATGTCATTAACTGTATGGGGAATTGCTCTTTCAAAGGTAGCATAAAAAATTTTGTGTAAACGGCTCTTCTTGGAAGGTAAAAATAAATAAAATTAGTTATTATTTTTAAAGTATTTCCATAAGAATTATCGACTATAAAGAAATATGCTTTAAGAGTAAATTTTAGAAGTTTTTAGTATAATTTTTTGTAATAAATAGCCTTTTGCAACTTTTTATTGCAAGGTATAGCATTATAATATTTAATATTCATTTTTGTGTGTTATAGGTATTTTTTGTTATGTTACAAAGTATATTTATGTTAGGAATTATAGATATATTTTGTAATTCTTTCATTAAAAAAGATGGATAATTCGTTTAGGACATTGCTCCAATTTCTATAACGAGCTGTCCATCTTTTTGTTGCATTTATTGTTGCTAAATAAAGCATTTTCAATAATGCATCGTCATTTGGAAATGATGTTTTATTTTTTGTTGCTTTTCTATATTGTCTATTTAATGATTCTATTACATTTGTTGTGTACATTATTTTTCTTACATCATCGCCATAATCAAAATAAGGGGATATTGTTTCCCAATGTTTTTCCCAACTTTCTAATGCTAATTTGTATTTTGTCCATTTGTTTTCTTTCAAATCTTGTAAGTTTGAATAAGCAATATCTTTATTTGGTGCTTTATATACTTTTTTTAAATCATTAACAAGTTCTTTTCTATCTTTGTAACTAACATATTTTAATGTATTTCTTATTTGATGTATTATACATCTTTGTACTATAGTATCTGGGAAAGCAGTTTTTATTGCTTGTGGGAAACCTGTTAATCCATCTACAGAAGCTATTAATATATCTTTTATTCCTCTATTTTTTAAATCATTTAATACTCTTAACCAAAATTTTGATGATTCTATTTCACCTATATATATACCAAGTACTTCTTTAAATCCATCTATATTTACACCAAGTACAACATATGCAGTCTTTTTTATTATTTCACCATCATCTTTTACTTTAAACACTATTCCATCCATAAACATAAAAGTATATATTTCTTCTAAAGGTCTGCTTTGCCATTCTCTGATTTCAGGTAATATTTTATTAGTTATTTTACTTATCATTTCCGCTGATAATTCTACACCATATATGTCCTCTACGTTCTTTACTATATCTTTTGTGCTTAATCCTAAACCGTACATACCTATTATTCTACCTTCAATATCTGAGATATCTTTTTTATACTTTGGTACTATGGCTCATATTCACCTTTTCTATCTCTAGGTATTTTTAATTCCATTTCTCCAACACTTGTTCTTACTCTTTTTGAACTGTACCCATTTCTAGAATTATCTGTTTTCTTGTTTTCTTTATCATATTTCCCATAACCTAATTCATCTTCTAATTCTGCTTCTAACATCCCTTGTATTAACGGTCCCACTAATTCTTTTATCTTTTCATATACATCTTTTATTGTGTTTACCTCTGGATCCCTTGCTATTAATCTTGCTAATTTTTCAATGTTGCTTTCTTCTTTTTCTTCTTTTTTTCTTCTTGCCATTTTAAAAACCTCCTTCCTGGTTTTATTTTACCATCCCAAGAAGAAGGTTTTTCATTTTTTTATTTACACAAAATTTTTTATGGTCTCCTTTCAAAATATTCATTCATATATTTTACAATAATTAGTGGTCTTGAAGGCATTCTTTATGTAGTATATAGCTCATCTATAAACAAATTAATCCCATCTAATAAAAGAGCTACAATACTATCTTTTGCAAGCATGGTGTTTAGCTTATACATGATAGTAATTTTCCCATTATTTGGAAAAATAGCTGATATTTATTCGTTAAAAATAGCTTTTTTATTTTTAGCAATATTTATTTCAGCATTAGAAATAATAATTATAACTAAATACTCAAATTGAATTATTAAAGGTGAAGCCTAAGGCTTCACCTTTTTAACCACTTATTGATACATTAAATATTTTTATTGATTTTGGACCTATAAAATTATTTATTTGTTGATATTCTTTTGATAAATACATTTCATTTTGTACTTCTTTTAAATTTCCTGAAATTGATCCACCAGTTATTGGAAGCTTATTTTTACCATCATAGTACCATCCAAACCTTATTTCAGAACCAAAATCACCAGTTAATGTATCTACATCAAATCCTGAAAATTCTATTAATTCTAAATGAGGCTCTTTTTTCAATTCATCTAAAGTTTTATTTCCACATTCAACTACTACATTGTTTATGTTTCCTGTTGGTTCTATATTTAAATAATGAGAATACCTTAAATTACCTGAATATCTTTTTAATTTTCCGTTTTTTATTAATTCAACTTTTTCTAATGGTATTCCGTCTTCATCATATAAATTAGCTCTTGTTGAGTTTTTCATTAAAGGATCCAAAGTTATATTTATTTTATCTCCATTAATTTTATCTCCTTGTATACTTTCTCCAACTTTAAAATTAGAATACTGTTGATACACCATTGCAGCATTTGATTGTTCAACATAATAATCAAACAAATTTCTAACTGAACTTCCAGTTAATAAAACTGGAATATCTTTTACTGAAGGCGTCGATTGTGCAATTGCTCTATATTTTGCTATTTCAAATTTTTCCTTTATTTTACTGCTTATAAAATCTTCTACATAATCAGAAAAATTTATTATTTCAAATAACTCTATTTCTTCATTTCCTTTCCAATTAACTATAAATTCAAGCATTCCATCATATTTTTCATATTCAACATCTATACCATTTGAATTCAACAATCTTATCTTATTTTTTGTTAAAAATAATTCAGCTGAATTTATCCAACCATCTTTATACTTATCATTTTTAAAAATTTCTTTTGTTAATATAGGTATCCACTCTTCCATACTTTTTTCATTAAATTTATTACTTAAGGTATTTTTATTTTCTTTTGGCATTGCAAGAGGATAGTACTCATTCTTTACAAATTTTGCTGAAAAATAAGCATCTTCTATATTAGTTTTTATTTCTTCTTCTGTCATAGTTGGATGAATATTTGTTGTTGAATGTCCTTTATATTTTTTTTCATTTTCTTCAAAATCTCTGTAAATAGTTAAAATTATTTCATGTGTTTTTGTTGCTCTATTCATATCCAACTCTTTTCTTATAAAAAATAACTCTTTTGAACTACTATTTTTTTCTATAATTTTCCAATCTTTTATTTCATTATATGAATTGAGAATATTCTTTATTTTATCAATCATTATCCCAACCTCGCTTTTGTTTTTATATAAGGACCACCTGCTGAAACTTTTACCCATTCTTTATAACCTTTTCCACAAGCTCCACTACCAGATAATTTTAAATCTTTAGAAACCATGGAAATATTTTTTAGTAATTCAGGTACATAACCAGTTAGTATTATTGGAGAATAAATATTATCTGTTAACTTTCCATCTTTTATTTCAATTGCAGATAATATCATACATTGAATTCCCCAATTTTTAGGATCTTCCATACCACTCATTTCATCTACAAGATATATCCCTTCTTTTATTGACGAAAGCATTTCTTCAAAAGAACTATCTCCAGGTGCAAAAAAAGTATTTGTCATTCTTGCATATGCTTTTCTTTTATAACTTTCTCTTTTTCCATTTCCAGTTGGTTTTGTTCCAAGTTTTAAAGCTGATAATAAATCAGATATTCCTCTTTTTAAAATACCATTTTCAATTATTTTTGTATCAGTTCCAATTGTTCCTTCATCGTCAAATAAATAAGACGAAACATGATTTGCAGACTTTGCACCATCATGCATATTAACTAATTTTGAAGCAACTTCTTTATTTAAATACTCTTGTGCCTTTGCTCTATTTTTTACAAACATGTCCATTTCAACACCATGACCAAAAGCTTCATGTGCAATTAACCCTGAAATTTCAGGACTGCAAATAACATCGTATACACCAGGCTTTATTTTTTTTGCATTCAATAAATTTTCAGTATGTCTTATTGCTTTTTCATAATTATCTTCCATTTCATCAATTATCTCTAAACCTTTTAATCCTGAAAACGCTTTAAAAGAATACTTTATTTCATCTTCCTTTTTTAATATTGGAACCACATAAGCTTGACTCCATATATAAGATTGTTTTAATTCCTTGTTTTTAGAAATAAATATTTTAGAAACTTTTTCCCAATCAAAGTTTAACTTTAAATCTATTAATTTATCAGAAAGTTTAAATGCTTCAGCTTTTATTTTTGAAAGTTTTTCTATTATTTCATTTGTCTTCATTTCTTCTGGAAGGATCTTTACATCTCCATAAAATTCATCTTTTATTTTTTCTTCATCTATTATTGGATAAGTTGAAATAGATATTTCATCAATATTTAATTTATTTATATTTAAAGCTTCTTTTTTTATGGATTCAATTATATCATTGAAATTATTTTCAGAAAGTTCATTAAAAGAGTATTCTGTATAATTTTTACCATTGTACACTCTTGCAACAAAACCCCTTTCATTCCACATTCCATCACTTACTCCAATTTCCTTACTACTAACTTTATAAGACTTTCCAATAGAATCTGTTCCAAGAATAGAAACATACTCAAAATCATTTGAAAGATTATCAATGATTTTTTTTAATAAATCTATCTTTGAGTCTAAAAAATCTGATTTTTTTACCTTCATTTTTTACCTCCTCTAAAATAAAGTTATTTAAAAACTGAATTAAATGGTTTTTCACCATTTAATGCTTTTATTATACCTTTTGCAGCCATTTCTGCCATGTTATTTCTTGTTTCAATTGTTCCACTTCCTATGTGTGGAGCCAAAACTACATTTTTTAATTCTTTAAGCCCTTCTGTTAATTTTGGTTCATTTTCATAAACATCTAAGCCTGCACCAGCTATTTTATTTTCTTTTAATATTTTCACTAAATACTTTTCATCTACAACAGGTCCTCTTGCTGTGTTTATTAAGTAAGCTGTTTTTTTCATTAAATTTAATCTTTCTTTATTCAATAAATGATATGTATTTTCAGTTAAAGGTGTATGTAAAGATACAAAATCTGAATTTTTCAAAAGTTCATTCAAATCTAAATATTCAACACCAAGTTCTTTTTCCTTTTCTGATGGCAATCTATTTCTTTTATAATAAAAAACTTTCATATTAAATCCTTTTGCTCTTCTTGCAAAAGCTTGACCAATTCTTCCAAAACCTATTACTCCAAGTGTTTTACCATAAATATCATTTCCAAGAAAAAGTTCTGGTTTCCAACCATTGAATCTTCCTTCTCTAACAAAATTATCACTTTCAACTATTCTTCTTGAAACTGCCATCATTAAAGCCCAAGCTAAATCTGCAGTAGTTTCAGTCAATACATCTGGTGTATTTGTAACTTCAATCCCTGATTTCTTTGCATAATTAAAGTCTATGTTATTATATCCAACAGCATAATTTGCAATTATTTTTAATTTATTTTTTCCAGCATCAATAACTTCTTTATCTATTTTATCTGAAAGCATTGTTAACATTCCATCACTTTCACTTGCAAGTTTTTTTAATTCTTCTTTAGTTAAAGCTCTATCTTCTTCATTTGTCCATACATCATATTTTTCTTTTAATAAATTAATTCCTTTTTCTGGAATTTTATAAGTTATAGAAATTTTCATAATCCACCTCCAAAAACTAAATCATAATTATGATACCATACTTTTTAAAAATATTAGCATAACGTATTTAATTTTATATATTTCTTATAATTAAAGATTATTTCTTTTAATTATAAATAATTGTTTAATATTATTTGTAATTATTTCTCTTAAGATTTTTATTTTTATTAAAAAAGAGTTAAAATGAGAGATGATTCATATTAAAATGAGAGATGATTCATATTAAAAGAGGTGAATTTATGAATATAGGAATAATTGGAATTGGAACATACATTCCTTCAACCTTTATAACATCGAAAGAACTTTCTTTAGAAACTGATATACCAGAAGAAGTTATATTGGAAAAATTTGGAATAATTAAAAAACCTATTGCAGGGCCAAGAGATACTACAACACATATGGCAATTGAAGCTGCAAAAAAAGCTATTAAAAATGCTGGTATTAACCCTAAAGAAATAGATTTAATAATTTGGAATGGTTCTCAACATAAAGATTATCAAAATTGGCTGGCTGGATTAAAGGTAGCAGATGAAATTGGAGCAACAAATGCTTGGTCATTTGACATGGAAGCGATGTGTGGCTCTATGATGGCTGGTATAGATGTTGCAAAATCTTTAATGTTAACTCACAAAAATATAAAAACTGTTTTATTAGTAAGTGGATACAGAAATAATGATTTTATCAATTTAAAAGAAAAGTCAACTACTTTTATGATTGATTTGGCTTCAGGTGGTTCAGCCTTAATTATGAAAAAAAATTCAAATAAAAATTTAATTCTTGAAAGCTCTTTTAAAGGTGATGGTTCTTTTTCTGAAGATTGTATTATACCTGTTGGAGGAAGCAAAAATTGGCCTTTACAAAAAGAAGATGTTGCAAAGAATTATTTTGTAGTAAAAGATATTGAAAAATTTAAAACAAAATTAAAAGAAAAAACTATGTCAAATTTCTTTTTAGTAATAAAAGAAGCATTAAA contains:
- a CDS encoding DUF190 domain-containing protein, with product MKLLKIYLGEKDNHGHKRMYEKIMELAYNEGLKGITVYKGIAGFGEKHHIHKSDFFTLSEDLPIIIEIIDKKEKIINFQKIIANLKFDGIMFTQPIENYEEYKK
- a CDS encoding diguanylate cyclase domain-containing protein; translated protein: MIAINILDRIQKSLNYIEENLYEDIKIDKVAEEAFMSVSLFYKLFSKIIGTTLKDYIRKRRLSLSKKDLIETKQSILEIALKYQYETYESYSRSFKKLFGISPKKYRESTKNVDEYNVFQKINLIYGGVNMNEEKIKEKINLFSNGFIFDFDIDNFSLINKNYGRKMGDIVLIEVPVRINKVLENNNIKEEVIRIDADEFALILKGKDEELIKIISNEIINSMKEPINFEGTTLNVTVSVGITKFSNDTFVIEKVRKAMIEAKNNGRNQFNII
- a CDS encoding metallopeptidase TldD-related protein, with the translated sequence MIDKIKNILNSYNEIKDWKIIEKNSSSKELFFIRKELDMNRATKTHEIILTIYRDFEENEKKYKGHSTTNIHPTMTEEEIKTNIEDAYFSAKFVKNEYYPLAMPKENKNTLSNKFNEKSMEEWIPILTKEIFKNDKYKDGWINSAELFLTKNKIRLLNSNGIDVEYEKYDGMLEFIVNWKGNEEIELFEIINFSDYVEDFISSKIKEKFEIAKYRAIAQSTPSVKDIPVLLTGSSVRNLFDYYVEQSNAAMVYQQYSNFKVGESIQGDKINGDKINITLDPLMKNSTRANLYDEDGIPLEKVELIKNGKLKRYSGNLRYSHYLNIEPTGNINNVVVECGNKTLDELKKEPHLELIEFSGFDVDTLTGDFGSEIRFGWYYDGKNKLPITGGSISGNLKEVQNEMYLSKEYQQINNFIGPKSIKIFNVSISG
- a CDS encoding TldD/PmbA family protein produces the protein MKVKKSDFLDSKIDLLKKIIDNLSNDFEYVSILGTDSIGKSYKVSSKEIGVSDGMWNERGFVARVYNGKNYTEYSFNELSENNFNDIIESIKKEALNINKLNIDEISISTYPIIDEEKIKDEFYGDVKILPEEMKTNEIIEKLSKIKAEAFKLSDKLIDLKLNFDWEKVSKIFISKNKELKQSYIWSQAYVVPILKKEDEIKYSFKAFSGLKGLEIIDEMEDNYEKAIRHTENLLNAKKIKPGVYDVICSPEISGLIAHEAFGHGVEMDMFVKNRAKAQEYLNKEVASKLVNMHDGAKSANHVSSYLFDDEGTIGTDTKIIENGILKRGISDLLSALKLGTKPTGNGKRESYKRKAYARMTNTFFAPGDSSFEEMLSSIKEGIYLVDEMSGMEDPKNWGIQCMILSAIEIKDGKLTDNIYSPIILTGYVPELLKNISMVSKDLKLSGSGACGKGYKEWVKVSAGGPYIKTKARLG
- a CDS encoding 2-hydroxyacid dehydrogenase; its protein translation is MKISITYKIPEKGINLLKEKYDVWTNEEDRALTKEELKKLASESDGMLTMLSDKIDKEVIDAGKNKLKIIANYAVGYNNIDFNYAKKSGIEVTNTPDVLTETTADLAWALMMAVSRRIVESDNFVREGRFNGWKPELFLGNDIYGKTLGVIGFGRIGQAFARRAKGFNMKVFYYKRNRLPSEKEKELGVEYLDLNELLKNSDFVSLHTPLTENTYHLLNKERLNLMKKTAYLINTARGPVVDEKYLVKILKENKIAGAGLDVYENEPKLTEGLKELKNVVLAPHIGSGTIETRNNMAEMAAKGIIKALNGEKPFNSVFK
- a CDS encoding 3-oxoacyl-ACP synthase, translated to MNIGIIGIGTYIPSTFITSKELSLETDIPEEVILEKFGIIKKPIAGPRDTTTHMAIEAAKKAIKNAGINPKEIDLIIWNGSQHKDYQNWLAGLKVADEIGATNAWSFDMEAMCGSMMAGIDVAKSLMLTHKNIKTVLLVSGYRNNDFINLKEKSTTFMIDLASGGSALIMKKNSNKNLILESSFKGDGSFSEDCIIPVGGSKNWPLQKEDVAKNYFVVKDIEKFKTKLKEKTMSNFFLVIKEALKKSGNLTYKDIDYLAILHLKKSAHDAILNELNLNENQTTYLNNYGHMGQNDQVLSLELGLKERKIKDGDIVVLVGAGIGFVWASTVIKWGKGDVI